TTTGTAtggcttctcttttttttttgtcttcttgagCAGGAGACAAAAAGAATTTGTAGGAATTGTCTGGAACCTGGCCCTAAGAAATATGGAAATTCTGTATCCTCAGTTGATGAACTTGAATGCAGAGAAGCAGCTTGCATTGTTTTTGCTGGTGGAAACTTGTCTAGAGAATGAGGGGAATTTTAAAGATTCTCTTGGTGAATTTGTATCAGAGAAATCAAGAACATTTGGATGTGTGGATTCCTTTAATGAAACTGGATGTCAGATTGATGTTCTTTGCATTTGCTTGTTAACATCTGTCAGAGGACCCAGAGAAGCAAGAAGGAACTTGTATATTTCCTTACTGAAAGGCCAAAGGAATATGGAAATTATTGGATCTGTGGAATATATCTAATCAAAGACAACAGACTTATAGATTTCTCCCATGAGCTACCAGAGTTAGAAGGAATTCATACGAGTTCCCTTGGTTAACTTACTTCACTGAAATCAGAAATTTAATTGAATTCTCTTGACATAACTGGACTTAAATTTGGATTGTGTATTTGATTGATGAATGTggtcagaggaagaagaaacttGACTTTCTTACTGAACTTAGActagaaaaaggaggaaattggATACATCTAAATCAAATGTACACAGTCCAGTAGAATTAGTAAGTTGCACAGATCTGCCTGCTGGAATAGTATCAGAGGTAGAGGCATTTTATaccagttttcttagcaaatttgCAATAGAGCCATCAAGAATTTGTATAGATTCCTTTGATGAATCTGAAATTGAGAAAGAAGCATATTCTTTTTTGCATATACCAGATGAACTTGAGTCAGGCAAAGAGTGACCATCTTGTATAACCTTGCTCGCAGAAATACTATATAGTTGGTAGAGACTTGTGTGAATCCTCTTAAACTTGTGCCAGCTATAACAAGACCGTGTATAGAATCTTTCCAtggaactgaaaatgaaaaagatggaatTTCTTCTAAGAACATATCTATTTTAGGTCAGAGAAGGGACATTGTAGAATTATGCTAAAAGGAGAGGGAACTTGTATGGCTTCTCTTTGTGAACTTGTATTGGACAAATAAGGACTTTGAGTTGATTCTTTTGATGAAAGTGCATCTGGGAAAGGCATAACCTCTTCTGGAACATATAGCTGATGGACTTGGGTCAGAGGAAATAGGAACTTATATGGATTTGCTCACAGAAATAGCATGGAAGATAAAGGGAATTTGTACAACTTCCCTTGGTGAACATGTCACAGATTTCAGGAATTTGTATAAATTCCATTTGGACAGTTGACACTATAACAGATAGAATGTCTTCTATAAATATCCTCAATAGACTTGGAtcagaaaaaggaggaaattttgtataaattttcctttaaaatgtggTCCAAAGCAGATGGAACCAGTAAGGATTCTTTCAATAGGGAAAGACAGAACAAATTCTAAGCATGTCATGATAAACTTGGTCAGAGATAGAAGGAACTTATGTGGATTTGCTCATCATAGCAATGTTGTATGAAGAAAAAGCACATATTCTTTTGATGAATTAGTGTCAGAGGTAGTAGGATTTTGTGTGGATTCTCCTGATGAAACTAACATAGTACTCCTTTACACACATTCATTGAAATTGGGTCAGAGGAAGAAGTAAATTGGATGGGTTTGCTAAGTGGAGCATCAAAGTTGAAGGGGCATTGCATGGATTCATCTGAGAATATACCTGGGAAAGATATGTTTTCTGTGGATATAGTTGATGAACTTGCATCAACGAAGGAAGTTGGTTTTGTCAATTTGCTTATTGTGGCAGCAAGATGGGTAAAACTTTGTAAAGTTTCTCTTGGTAAACTTTGGTCAGAggaatgagaaaattatattcattcattcaccgaATTAGTTCCGAATAGATCAAGAGAATTTGCAAGCTTTCCCTTGGCAAACTTACATCAGACAAATCAGACAACTGTCTGGATTCTATTAGACAAAAGGGAAGCAAGAAAGATGGATGTTCTTCTGTGTTCACAGTCAATGAATGTGGgttaaaggaagaaggaaactgTTTGGACTTGATCATTTTGAGACCACAGTAGGTAGAAAGAACTCGTGCAGCTTCTTTTATTAAATCTATTTCAGAGAAAGCAGGAACATTTGTGGAATCATTAGACAAATCTGGAACTTGGAAAGATGGAATATCTTATATGCATATGCTTGATGAACTTGGATCTGAGAAAAAAAGTTGGATGAACTTACTGACTGAAACACCAACAATGTTTGAAGGATATtatattaattcctttgataaaaatgaatttggtaaagACATGTCTTCTATGCAGAGTTGAACTTagattataaaaagaagaaacttgTGTCAATTTTCTCACTGTGATAGCATGGTGGACAGAAGGAATGTTTACAGTTTCTCTTGATGAACTTTTGTTAGATCAGGAAATTATGTTTTTGTTCACTGAAATAGGTTCAAAGATATGAGGAATTTATGTTTTCCTGTGGAAATCTTGAGTCAGAGAAATCAGGAACTTGCATGGATCCTCTTGAGGAGAATGGAAGTGAAAAAGATAATTCTTTTATACACCCAGTGAACTTGGCTCAGAGAATGCAGGaatttgtgtgtgtttgcttaCCAAAACAGGACCAAAGTTTGAGGGATATTGTTTGTTTTAGGTAAGGAAAGTGAACCTAGGAAAGATGTAACTTCTTCTTTGCATATTGTTGATAAAATTGggtgagagaaggaaggaacttGGTCACTGCAAGGGCATGGTAGGTATGCAGCATctctttttgaatttattttagagAAAGCAAGAATATTTATGGAGTCATTCAAATAATCTGAAACTTGGAAAGGTGGAATATCTTGTGTGCATATGCTTGATGAACTTGGGTCAAAGAAAACAGATTTTGTGCTTTTGCTGAAATAATGCCATTATTTGAAGGATGCTGTATAGATTTCACTTGATTTCAGTGGACCTGGACTTAACTTCTATGCAGACAGTTGATGAACTTGAGAGAAGAAAGGAACTTGTGTGGACTTGGTGACTGTAAGAGGATGATAAGTAGAGGGAATGTGTGTAACTTCCTCTGATGAATTTGTTCCAGAGAATATGCAtggattctttaaaaaatcaggaaCTTGGAAAGATGGAATATCTTGTATGCATATGCATGATAAATTTGAGTCGGAGAAAGTAAGAAATTGAGTGGATTTATAGACTGATGTTATATGGATTACCTTAATTAAAATAAACTTGGGAAAGAAATAACTTCTGGGAATATAGCTTATGAACTTGGATCAGTGAAAGAAGAAACTTAAGTCAGTTTTGTTCATAGCAAGAGCATAGAGGGTACAGGGAACTTGTCCAGTTTCTTTTCTAAAACTTTTGTCAGACAAATCAGGAAACTGGGTGAATTTGCTTGCTGAAATAGGGCCAAGGATAGCAGGCATTTGCATGTCCTCTCTTGGTTTACTTGttatcagaaaaattttaaaaatagcatggATTCtgttggaaaaaatgaaaaaaaaataaaaattcttctctGTTCATGTTTGCTTGATTCAGAGAAAGGGGTTGTAGATATTTGCTACCTGAAAGAGCAACAAAGTTTTTGGGTATATGTATGGATTTGTTTGGTGAAATCAATCTGGAAAAGGCATAACTTCTTTTATGCATACTGTTGATGAACCTCGGTCAGAAGGAAGGAACTTGTTTGGACTTAGTAACTTTATTGTCTTTATAGGATTGACAAACTTGTCAGAGAAAGATGGAAATTGGGCAGATTTGCTGTCTGAAGTAATGAAATTGAGAGATGTTTGAATTCTGTCGACTAAGTTGGACCTAAGAAAAACCTAACTTCTATGTATTGTGCTAATGAACTTGGATCAGAGAAGGAAGGAACTTGTGCAGACTTGGGAACTAGAGAAGCAGAGCAGGTAGAGGAAACTTGTACATCTTCATTTGATGAATTCCCTCCAGAGAAAGCAGGAGCACTGGATTCTTTTGGTGAAACTGGAACTTGGAAAGATGGGTGCCTGTGCTTCATGAACTGATGtcagaggaggaagggaattgGGTGGCCTTGTTGACTGAAACAGCAGCAAAATTTGAGGGAAGCTGTACAGATTCTTGAGGTAAATGTGGACCTGGAAAAGATGAAACTTCTTCAAGGGATACATTTGTTAAATCTGTATCAGACATGGAGGTAAGTTGTGTTGATTTGTCCACAAGATGGGTAGAGGAAACTTGTAAAGTTtttgttggtaaatgtttatcaAAGGAGTCGGAAAATGGTGTGCGTTCTCTCACAGGAATGTGTTCAAGGATAGAGGGAAATTGTATGTTTTCTCTTGCTAAATTTTTCTCAGAGAAATCAGAAAACTGCCTGGATATTGTTGAAAGTGAGACACATGGAAGTTGTTCTGTATTCTCACTCAATAAATTTGTGTTCTCGTTCAATGAATTTAagttagagagagaaggaaattgtgTGAATTCATCGACTAACATAACTTCAGTGTTTGAGGGATGTTGGGTGATTTCCCTTGATTTCAGAGGGCCTGGGAAAGATTGAATTTCTTCTCTGGATATAGTTGATGAAGACACATTAAAGGAAGAAGTAAGTTGTGTTGACTTATTCACCATTAGAGTGAGGCGAGTGGGGGGAATTTGTGAAgtttttgtttctcttgttaAATTTGTCTCAGAGAAATCAGAAAACTGCCTGGATACTATTGGACAAAATGGATTCAAGACAGGTGGAAGTTCTTCTGTACTCACATTCAATGGATTTAGATCAGAAAAAGGAAGTTGTGTAAGCTTTTTGACTGAAATAACAGCAAGGTTTGTGGGATTTTGAATGGATTCCTCTTGGGAAAGTAGTGATGAGAAAGATAGGACTTCTTTTATCTGCATTGTTGACAAGCCTGCAGCTGAGAGGTTAGGTGGTTGTGCAGATTTGTTCTCTGTGACAGCAACATGAATAGAGGGAGCTTCTAAAGTGTCTCTTTGTGAACTTTTGTGAGAGGAGTGACAAGATTGTGAGGTTTCATTAGGTACTTGCACAGATTTGTTCTCTGTGACAGTGACATGAGTAGAGGGATCTTCTAAAgtgactctttgtgaacctttATGAGAGTGAAAAAACTGCAAAGCTTCATTAGATACTTGTACAGATTTGTCCTCTGTGACAGTGACATGAGTAGAGGGATCAAACTGTGTGGCTTCATTAGATACTTGTACAGATTTGTTCTCTGTGACAGTGACATGAGTAGAGGGATCAAACTGTGTGGCTTCATTAGATACTTGTACAGATTTGTCCTCTGTGACAGAGACACAAGTAGAGGGAACTTCTGAAGTGTCTCTTCGTGAAGTTGTACCAGAGTGAGAAAACTGCGCAGCTTCATTAGGTAGTAGAGATTTTCTTACTATGACAGCAATATGAGTAGAGGGAGCTTCTAAGGTGTCTCTTCGTGAACTTGTACCAGAGTGAGAAAACTGTGTGGCTTCATTAGGTACTTGCACAGATTTTCTCACTGTGACAGCAACATGAGTAGAGGGAGCTTCTGAAGTGTCTCTTCGTGAACTTTTACGAGAGGAGTGAGAAAACCGTGTGGCTTCATTAGATACTTGTACAGATTTGTTCTCTGTGACAGTGACATGAGTAGAGGGAGCTTCTAAAGTGTCTCTTTGTGTACCTTTATGAGAGTGAAAAAACTGCAAAGCTTCATTAGATACTTGTACAGATTTGTTCTCTGTGACAGTGACATGAGTAGGAGCTTCTAAAGTAACTCTTCGTGAACTTCTACCAGAGGAGTGAGAAAACTGTATGGCTTCATTAGGTACTTGTACAGATTTTCTCTCTGTGACAGCAACATGAGTAGGAGCTTCTAAAGTAACTCTTCGTGAACTTCTACCAGAGGAGTGAGAAAACTGTTCGGCTTCATTCACGGAAACAGATCCAAGGATAGACGGAATTTGTATATTTTCTCTTGCTAAACTTGTCTCAGAGAAATCAGAAAACTGCCCAGACACTATTGGACAGAATGGATTCAAGACAGATGGGAGTTCTTCTGTGCTTAATGGATTTAGATCAGAGAAAGAAGGTAGTTGTGCATTCTTGCTGACTGAAATAACAGCAAGGTTTGCGGGATTTTGGACAGATTCCTTTTGTGAAAGTAGTGATGAGAAAGATAGGACTTCTTTTATCTGCACTGTTGATGAGCCTGCAGCTGAGAGGCAAGGTGGTTGTGCAAATTTGCTTTCTGTGGCAGCAACATGAGTAGAGGGAGCTTCTAAAGTAACTCTTCGTGAACTTTTAGTAGAGGAGTGAGAAAACTGTGTGACTTCATTCTCTGAAACAGATCCAAAGATAGAGGgaatttttatgttttctcttgCTATACTTGTCTCAGAGAAATCAGAAAACTGCCCAGACACTATTGGACAGAATGGATTCAAGACAGATGGGAGTTCTTCTGTGCTTAATGGATTTAgatcagagaaagaaggaagttgtGCAAGCTTGCTGACTGAAATAACAGCAAGGTTTGTGGGATTTGGGGCGGATTCCTTTTGTGAAAGTAGTGCTGAGAAAGATATGACTTCTTTTAACTGCACTGTTGATGAACCTGCAGCTGAGAGGCAAGGTGGTTGTGCAGATTTGCTCTCTGTGACAGCAACATGAGTAGAGGGAGCTTCTAAAGTGTCTCTTTGTGAACTTTTACCAGAGGAGTGAGAAGACTGTGTGGCTTCATTAGGTACTTGTATAGATTTTCTCTCTGTGACAGCAACATGAGTAGGAGCTTCTAAAGTAACTCTTCGTGAACTTTTATTAGAGGACTGAGAAAACTGTGAGGCTTCATTCATGGAAACAGATCCAAGGATAGACGGATTTTGTATGTTTTCTCTTGCTAAACTTGTCTCAGAGAAATCAGAAAACTGCCCAGACACTATTGGACAGAATGGATTCAAGACAGATGGAAGTTCTTCTGTGCTTAATGGATTTAgatcagaaaaagaaggaagttgtGTAAGCTTGCTGACCGAAATAACAGCAAGGTTTGCAGGATTTTGGACGGATTCCTTTTGTGAAAGTAGTGCTGAGAAAGATATGACTTCTTTTATCTGCATTGTTGATGAGCTTGCAGCTGAGAGGCAAGGTGGTTGTGCAGATTTGCTCTCTGTGACAGCAACATGAGTAGGAGCTTCTAAAGTAACTCTTCGTGAACTTTTAGTAGAGGAGTGAGAAAACTGTGTGACTTCATTCTCTGAAACAGATCCAAAGATAGAGGgaatttttatgttttctcttgCTATACTTGTCTCAGAGAAATCAGAAAACTGCCCAGACACTATTGGACAGAATGGATTCAAGACAGATGGAAGTTCTTCTGTGCTGACATTCAGTGGATTTAGATCAGAGAAAGGTTGTGTAAGCCTGCTGACTGAATTAACACCAAGGTTTGAGGGATTTTGGATGGATTCCTTTTGTGAAAGTAGTGCTGAGAAAGATATGACTTCTTTTATCTGCACCGTTGATGAGCCTGCAGCTGAGAGGCAAGGTGGTTGTGCAGATTTGCTCTCTGTGACAGCAACATGAGTAGAGGGAGCTTCTAAAGTGTCTCTTTGTGAACTTTTACCAGAGGAATGAGAAATCTGTGTGACTTCAGTCTCCGAAACAGATCCAAGGACAGAGGGAATTTGTATGTTTTCTCTTGCTAAACTTGTCTCAGAGAAATcagaaaactgctgggaaactaTTGGACAAAATAGATTCAAAACAGATGGATGTTCTTCTGTGCTCACATTCAATGAATTTACATCAGAGAAAGAAGAACGTTTTGTGACTTTGCTGACTGAAATAATACCACGGCTTGAGGGAGTTTGAATGCTTTCATTCATGGAAAGGATAGAAGGAATTTGTGGGTTTTCTCTTGCTAAACTTGTTTCAGAGGAATTAGAAAACTGCCTGGATACTACTGGACAAAACGGAAACAAGATAGATGAAAATTCTTCTGTGTTCACATTCAATGATCTTGGatcagaggaagaaggaagttttGTTTGCTTGGTAACTGAAATAGCAACAAAATTTGAGGAGTATTCTAATGGTTTCCTCGATAACAGTGAACCTGAAAAAGAcatgattttttctcttcctactaCTGTTGCATTTAAATCAGAAATCAAAGAAAGTTGTTCACTGTTGGTAATGTCAAAAGCATCACAAGTAGAGGGAACTTGTGTACCTTCTCTTGGTGAATTAGTTTCAgagaaagaagcatttatcaaTTCTTTTGATGAATGTGGTTCTTGGGAATATGGTAATTCTTCTGTGCTTATGTCTGGTATAGCTGGATCAGAATGTGGAGGAGACAGAAGCCTGCTGCCTGAAACAGCCACAATATCTGAGGAGTGTTGTATGCATTCTCTTGATGAAAGTGGACCAGGGAAAGATCCAGCTATTTCCATGCCTACAATAGATGAACTTTCATCAGAAAAAGCAGGAACTTGGGTTGATTTGTGCAGACCACTAAATTTGTGGGGTAAGGGCCTGTGTATGTTTTCTTGTGGTGGGCCTAGATCAGAGAAAGAAGGAACTTGTGTGGCTTGATTTGATGAAAGCATTACTGAGAAAGATGGAACTTCTATGGATTCACTTGATGTTGAAGCACAACAATATAAAGGAACTTGTTTGGCTTTTGTCATTGAAAATCcaatggaggaagaagaaaattttatagaTTTACATGAAGAAATTATGCCAGCAGATGAAGGAACTTGCACAGATTTGCTTCCTGAAATTGTTCTGGAGATGGTGAGATCTTGTATAAATTCTCTTGACGGACTTGGGACCAAGTTAGGCAGAAGTTCACCTGTTACAAATTCATTAGTGGGCATGGGATCTAAGATAGGAAGGATTTGTGTGGGTCTACTAGGAGACATTAGAGCTTGTATGGGTTCCCTTATTGATGTTAGTTCAGAGAAAGCAGGGACATCTATTGGTTCTTTTGGGCCTGAGATAGGAGAAGACTTCACAGATTGATTCAGATCTTCTATAATATCTGTTGATATAGACACGTCTGAGATACACACACATCGTACAGCTTTGGTCAATTCAGGTGTTACGACATCATCCATGGGTGGATTTTCTATGACATCTGTTGATGTAGCTATGTCTGAGACAGAAGGACATTGCACAGCTTTGGTCAATGCAAGTGGTGTGGCATCTTCCATGGATAGATTTTCTGAGACATCCGTTGATGTAGCCACATCTGAAACAGAAGGGCATTGCACAGCTTTGGTCAATGCAAATGGTATGGCTTCTTCCATGGATGGATTTTCTGAGACATCTGTTGATGTAGCCACATCTGAGACAGAAGGAAATTGCACAGCTTTGGTCAGTGCAGTTAATCTGGAAGCAATGTGATCTTCTGAGCTGGAAGTTGAGAGACCTTTTGTGGATTCACTTGCTGAACTTGTGCTGGTGGAAGGAGGAAATTCTGTTAATTCTCCCCCTGTGCTTAGATCTGAATATGAGGAAACTTGCACAGATTTATCTAATAAAAATGGTTCTACTAAAGATGGTCTTTGTGCCACTGCACTTGATGTACTTGGGGTAGAGAAATATGAAACTTGCAGGGTTTCACTTGGGGCATCTGTAGTACACAGCAGAGGATTTGGtattgaatattgaatattttcttctggtactttaggggaaggtggaggaggaggaggaggaggtggaggtggaggaggaggaggaggaggggaaggggaaggaggtggGTGAGTTACGGGACTTCCTAAAGCTCTTGATTTAAAGAAAGTATAACCCCTAATTAAAGAGGCTgatgtattttcttcatttttctcagaTGGATTTTTCTCAATCTGGATCTGCAACTGGTTTTCCACATTCTTGGTTGGTTTGTGCTCCTTGACTTCAGAAGAAGGGAAATAGATATTCTATAAAGCCAACCAGAAATGACAGGTATTAATCTCCCCTTAGCCACTTTCTGTATAATCTTCTTTCCCACAGTTCCTCATCAGTCATCTACCTTTCTAAGGATTCCCAGCCTTCTCCAAGGTGCTCTCTCATCATCATCAAAtccccctttcttccctttgttATTGGAGCATTTCTATTGCCTACCCTGATCATATTTCACCCTGTTTTCTATCCTAACAATAGGGTAAACATTGTTCAATACAGTATTTAGGAAGTGACCATTATTACTTTACTagaaaaacaagcaaaccaaaaacaaGAATTAAATTCAGCAAAGTAAAACAATCCATTCCTGCTCTCAAACAGCTTATATTCTAATGCTTTTAGAGTCACCCAAAGGAAGAAGTGACCATCTCT
This DNA window, taken from Monodelphis domestica isolate mMonDom1 chromosome 6, mMonDom1.pri, whole genome shotgun sequence, encodes the following:
- the LOC103099226 gene encoding uncharacterized protein LOC103099226 isoform X3; translated protein: MVLASKCKGTGESPADEACSTSLRDPRQNIYFPSSEVKEHKPTKNVENQLQIQIEKNPSEKNEENTSASLIRGYTFFKSRALGSPVTHPPPSPSPPPPPPPPPPPPPPPPPSPKVPEENIQYSIPNPLLCTTDAPSETLQVSYFSTPSTSSAVAQRPSLVEPFLLDKSVQVSSYSDLSTGGELTEFPPSTSTSSASESTKGLSTSSSEDHIASRLTALTKAVQFPSVSDVATSTDVSENPSMEEAIPFALTKAVQCPSVSDVATSTDVSENLSMEDATPLALTKAVQCPSVSDIATSTDVIENPPMDDVVTPELTKAVRCVCISDVSISTDIIEDLNQSVKSSPISGPKEPIDVPAFSELTSIREPIQALMSPSRPTQILPILDPMPTNEFVTGELLPNLVPSPSREFIQDLTISRTISGSKSVQVPSSAGIISSCKSIKFSSSSIGFSMTKAKQVPLYCCASTSSESIEVPSFSVMLSSNQATQVPSFSDLGPPQENIHRPLPHKFSGLHKSTQVPAFSDESSSIVGMEIAGSFPGPLSSRECIQHSSDIVAVSGSRLLSPPHSDPAIPDISTEELPYSQEPHSSKELINASFSETNSPREGTQVPSTCDAFDITNSEQLSLISDLNATVVGREKIMSFSGSLLSRKPLEYSSNFVAISVTKQTKLPSSSDPRSLNVNTEEFSSILFPFCPVVSRQFSNSSETSLARENPQIPSILSMNESIQTPSSRGIISVSKVTKRSSFSDVNSLNVSTEEHPSVLNLFCPIVSQQFSDFSETSLARENIQIPSVLGSVSETEVTQISHSSGKSSQRDTLEAPSTHVAVTESKSAQPPCLSAAGSSTVQIKEVISFSALLSQKESIQNPSNLGVNSVSRLTQPFSDLNPLNVSTEELPSVLNPFCPIVSGQFSDFSETSIARENIKIPSIFGSVSENEVTQFSHSSTKSSRRVTLEAPTHVAVTESKSAQPPCLSAASSSTMQIKEVISFSALLSQKESVQNPANLAVISVSKLTQLPSFSDLNPLSTEELPSVLNPFCPIVSGQFSDFSETSLARENIQNPSILGSVSMNEASQFSQSSNKSSRRVTLEAPTHVAVTERKSIQVPNEATQSSHSSGKSSQRDTLEAPSTHVAVTESKSAQPPCLSAAGSSTVQLKEVISFSALLSQKESAPNPTNLAVISVSKLAQLPSFSDLNPLSTEELPSVLNPFCPIVSGQFSDFSETSIARENIKIPSIFGSVSENEVTQFSHSSTKSSRRVTLEAPSTHVAATESKFAQPPCLSAAGSSTVQIKEVLSFSSLLSQKESVQNPANLAVISVSKNAQLPSFSDLNPLSTEELPSVLNPFCPIVSGQFSDFSETSLARENIQIPSILGSVSVNEAEQFSHSSGRSSRRVTLEAPTHVAVTERKSVQVPNEAIQFSHSSGRSSRRVTLEAPTHVTVTENKSVQVSNEALQFFHSHKGTQRDTLEAPSTHVTVTENKSVQVSNEATRFSHSSRKSSRRDTSEAPSTHVAVTVRKSVQVPNEATQFSHSGTSSRRDTLEAPSTHIAVIVRKSLLPNEAAQFSHSGTTSRRDTSEVPSTCVSVTEDKSVQVSNEATQFDPSTHVTVTENKSVQVSNEATQFDPSTHVTVTEDKSVQVSNEALQFFHSHKGSQRVTLEDPSTHVTVTENKSVQVPNETSQSCHSSHKSSQRDTLEAPSIHVAVTENKSAQPPNLSAAGLSTMQIKEVLSFSSLLSQEESIQNPTNLAVISVKKLTQLPFSDLNPLNVSTEELPPVLNPFCPIVSRQFSDFSETNLTRETKTSQIPPTRLTLMVNKSTQLTSSFNVSSSTISREEIQSFPGPLKSREITQHPSNTEVMLVDEFTQFPSLSNLNSLNENTNLLSENTEQLPCVSLSTISRQFSDFSEKNLARENIQFPSILEHIPVRERTPFSDSFDKHLPTKTLQVSSTHLVDKSTQLTSMSDTDLTNVSLEEVSSFPGPHLPQESVQLPSNFAAVSVNKATQFPSSSDISS